A stretch of DNA from Variovorax paradoxus:
TCGGGCGATGGCGAAGGCGAGTGGATCCACCTCGATCCGGAGCGCGCAGCCCGCGAGGCGAGCTACGGCGGAACGATCGTGCCGGGCTTTTTCCAGGTTTCGCACCTGATCCGGCTGACCGGCGAGGCGATGCGCACGCTGCTGCCCTTCGATTCGAACCACGCGCTGAACTACGGCTTCGACCGCCTGCGCTTCGTGAGGCCGATGCCGGTGGGTGCGCGCTTCCGGGCGCGGGTGCGCATTCTCAGCGCGACGCCCAAGGGAGAAGACGGTTTCCTGTTGAAGGAAGAGGTGCTGCTCGAACTCGAGGACGGCACGGTCACGCTGGCGGCCGAGTGGCTGTTCTTTCTCGGCCCGCGCGCGCTCGCTGGC
This window harbors:
- a CDS encoding MaoC/PaaZ C-terminal domain-containing protein, with product MLDRLTQKIGQEGLSEWHAITQQMVDQYAVLSGDGEGEWIHLDPERAAREASYGGTIVPGFFQVSHLIRLTGEAMRTLLPFDSNHALNYGFDRLRFVRPMPVGARFRARVRILSATPKGEDGFLLKEEVLLELEDGTVTLAAEWLFFLGPRALAG